AAAGGAGATCGTCATGTTGCGATCCGTCCCGAAATGACTCCTACTCTTGCAAGAATGGTAGCAGGAGAGGTCAGAAATCTTGCTAAGCCTATTCGTTGGTTTTCCATCCCGAACTTATGGAGATATGAACAACCGGGCAAAGGACGTTTAAGAGAACATTGGCAGCTCAATGTAGATCTGTTCGGTGTAAATTCTTATAGAGCAGAAGTTGAGATCATTCTGATCGCTAACGCTATCTTAGAAAATTTTAAAGCTCCAAAAGGAAGTTACCAGATCAAGGTTTCTCATAGAGGTATCTTGGATTCATTTTTGAACCAAACTCTGGCTTTAGCTCCCGAAAAAGCTCACGCTGTTTCCAAACTTTTAGATAAAAAATCCAAGATCAGCAAAGAAGCTTTTGAAGAAGAGATCAAACCTCTACTTTCTAATCCGGAAAAACAATTAACTCTAATTTATAGATATTTGGACACAAATCTCCAAACAATAGGAGAATTAGAAGGTATAGATCCTTCTTCTGTTGAATTTATTAGAAATCTTTTTTTAGATCTAGCCTCCTTAGGGATCAAAGACCAACTCGAATTCGATCCTTCGATCATTCGTGGTTTCGATTATTATACAGGTTGTATTTTCGAAGTATTCGATACGAATCCTGAAAATAGGAGATCCTTGTACGGCGGAGGAAGATACGACAACTTGATCGGATTATTCTCCAATGAACAACTCTCAGGGATCGGTTTCGGATTAGGAGATGTAACCTTCAAAAACTTTTTAGAAGGACATGGACTCGTCCCTAAAGATCTGAATTCTAAAAATGCTGTTTTAATTCCTTTGATGGAAGATAGAGTTTTTCCGGAAGTTTTGAAACTTGCTGAAGAACTTAGAAAAGAAGGAATCGGAGTGGAAACAATGCTTGAGTCTGCAAAACTCGGCAAACAAATCCAGACGGCTGAAAAAAAAGGATATCGTTTCTTGATCTTCTTAGGAGAATCCGAAATCTCTGAAAACAAGGTTCAGTTAAAAGATATCGCTTCGGGAGAGCAATCTTCCGTTTCAAGATCCGATCTGATCTCCATTTTACGGAAATCCTTACTTGGATAAGAATACTTTGGAAAAATTATCCGCTTTCGAAAGAATCGATTATGCGATCGCGATGTTTATTCGCGAAAAAATCCATTCTCAGACTCTGAACCGAACTCTCTCCAGGATCAATCGTGGAGAGATGATGTTAGTTCTTATTCTTCCTTATCTTGCATATGCTGCATGGAAGGGAATTCTTCCTTATCCTTGGTGGATTGTAATTCCTTATGCGGGGATCGTTGCCTATGCAAATGATCGTTTTGTTTTAGTATTAAAGAAATTAATCGCGCGTAAGAGACCGTTAGTTACTGTCGCTGGAAAAGTGGATCAAAACCCTGACATGAAACATTCTTTCCCTTCTGCTCATGCATCTAACTCGATGACAGCAGCATTGATCTTAGTGTTTTTGTTCGGTTTTCCGGAATGGTTTTTGGTGCTGAGTCTTTTGGCGGGGATCGGAAGATTATTATCTCTTCACCATTTTCCCTCCGATGTGCTCGGAGGGTGGTTGATAGGAACCTGCTTCGGAAGTTTAGGCCTTTTTCTTGGCCGCTGGCTTCTTCCCTTCTTGTTTGGAACCACCTAAGGCATCCAAAGTAAGTTTGTGACGGATCTCTCCTTCGTGAGTGATCGTTGTAGAAGCAATGACTTCGTCGTTTAAATCAAAGTTGATCTTCTTCTCTTTAACCAATAGTTTCAGATAATTTAATAC
The sequence above is a segment of the Leptospira hartskeerlii genome. Coding sequences within it:
- the hisS gene encoding histidine--tRNA ligase; its protein translation is MEKQKAFLPTAPYKGTRDFYPEEMRFRNWMFSVMRKTVQSFGYEEYDGPILESFELYLAKSGEEIVQRQLYDFTDKGDRHVAIRPEMTPTLARMVAGEVRNLAKPIRWFSIPNLWRYEQPGKGRLREHWQLNVDLFGVNSYRAEVEIILIANAILENFKAPKGSYQIKVSHRGILDSFLNQTLALAPEKAHAVSKLLDKKSKISKEAFEEEIKPLLSNPEKQLTLIYRYLDTNLQTIGELEGIDPSSVEFIRNLFLDLASLGIKDQLEFDPSIIRGFDYYTGCIFEVFDTNPENRRSLYGGGRYDNLIGLFSNEQLSGIGFGLGDVTFKNFLEGHGLVPKDLNSKNAVLIPLMEDRVFPEVLKLAEELRKEGIGVETMLESAKLGKQIQTAEKKGYRFLIFLGESEISENKVQLKDIASGEQSSVSRSDLISILRKSLLG
- a CDS encoding phosphatase PAP2 family protein, with protein sequence MFIREKIHSQTLNRTLSRINRGEMMLVLILPYLAYAAWKGILPYPWWIVIPYAGIVAYANDRFVLVLKKLIARKRPLVTVAGKVDQNPDMKHSFPSAHASNSMTAALILVFLFGFPEWFLVLSLLAGIGRLLSLHHFPSDVLGGWLIGTCFGSLGLFLGRWLLPFLFGTT